The nucleotide sequence AAATCTAAGTGTTTAATAATAAGCAAATCACCTTTATGAACGTAACTTGTTTAAATGATGCAAAAAATCTATCGACCAGATCAAATTATCATCAACTAATATGGAGAAGACCCTTATTTTTTTTACTTAATGGGACTTTTGTTGATGTTTCATGAGCTTATAACGCGAAGATAATCGCGGATGTTTATAATCATCACCTTTCTGTCAATCGTTAGACTTTTAGATATTTTCCCAAGAGCAGTATACCCTTTTTTACTCCCCGTGTTATCTGGTAACTTTCTTCCAGCAACCAGAAGCTCTTCCTCCACGTTTCAGTTTAACAATTTTGGCGTATAAAAATTTAACGGCCCGTAGATGGCAGGTCATGGGTTTCACTGATAATCATTAAATTATTATAACGTTAATTTAAGGAGGGTGACTATGAGGCAGACATATCAAAAAAACCGATATAAAATCATGTATTTTATAACAATTATTGCCGTAACACTCTTCCTTGCATTTCCCTGGTGTGTTCAGGCAGGTGAGTCCTACAAGCCAAAGGAGGTGTATCAGTACACTGTCAAGAAGACGATCAAGATTGAGATGCGAGATGGAGTCCAGCTGGCAGCAGACTTACACTACCCTTCAAAGGATGGAAAGGTACCGGCCGAGGGGAGGTTTCCTGCCCTTTTGCAGCGAACTCCCTACTACCGGGCTAACGAAGGCAATGTTCGTGATGCAACGTATTTTGCCAAGCACGGTTATGTGGCTGTAGTTGAGGATGTCAGGGGACGATTCGGTTCGCAGGGCCCGGGTCTGTATGCCAACTGGTATGACGGCGACGGTCATGAAGGACCTGATGGATATGATACTGTCGAGTGGATTGCGCGGCAACCCTGGTCGAACGGCAAGGTGGGAACATGGGGCTTTTCTACACCGGGAGCCCACGCCTATGCGTGCCTGGCGGCACGGCCGCCACACTTAGCCGCCTTTCTGGCCTGTGCGGCAAGCTGCAATTACTGGAAATGTGGCCTGCGGAATCATGGCGCCTTTGAAATGAGATACTTCCATGGAGCATACGGCATAGGCGCCATGGGTGAACCGAATCCCAAAGCGAAAACAATTCTCGGCCTTGCGATACGACGTTTTGACAGAGAACTCGATGCCTGGCCTATCGTGAAAGGTAAAAATCCCCTTGCCGAATTTAATAAGTTATCGGGAAGCCCGTCCCGCGCGGATTTTTCTCTTGAAGATTGGTATTTCAACGTTATTTCTGATAGCGACTGGCCTGGGAAAAACAATTTCTGGATCCATCCGGGACAAGCCCATGAGCTTTATTACTGGAATATGCCAGATATCCCGATGCTGCACTACACATGCTGGTATGACAGCTACAATGGCATCCAGGACAGAAATTTCACCGCCCTTTCGAAGTTGAAAAAAGGAAAACAATACCTGGTCATGTCCCCACGCACTCATACCACAAACTACCAATTGACAGTCTCAGGTGATATAGAATTAGGTCCGGCCCTGGCCGAAGATTACCGGGCCTGGATCCTTGCATGGTATGATCAATGGTTTCGGGGAATTGACACGGGCGTCAAAGGCAAGCCTCCAGTAAAGCTGTGGATCATGGGCACTGGCACGGGGCGAAAGACCCCAAAAGGACACCTAGATGTTGGAGGCCACTGGCGGTATGAACATGAGTGGCCTTTGGCCCGCACCCAGTATACAAAATACTATTTTCAAGGGGATGGCGCCTTAAGCCCGGAACCGCCAAGAGGCAATGTTTCTTCAACCACCTACCAGTATGATCCCGATTACCCTGTGCCAAGTATCGGAGGATGTATCTCGGCTTTTGGAATGTGGCTCGTTCCTGGAGGATATAACCAGGTCGTGACCGAAAAGATACCTCGATATGTTAAAGGACCCAGAGCGTTAGGTCCTTTGAGCAAACGGGCGGATGTCATTGTCTTTCAAACTCCTCCCCTGCAAAAAGATGTTGAAATCACCGGTCCGGTGAAAGTCAGGATTTTTGTTTCCTCCGACTGTGTTGATACGGATTTTACGGCAAAACTAATTTATGTTTTCCCTCCTAATGAAGATTATCCCGAAGGATACGCGCTCAACCTGGGAGACGGTATCATCCGCGCCCGATACCACGGGAATCCGGATAATAATTTTGCTATCAGACACAAAGAAAAATTAATCGAGCCTGGAAAGATATATGAGATGGAGATTGAGCTAGGGGGAACCGCAATAATCGTGAAAAAAGGCCATCGAATCAGGATTGATATCTCGAGCAGTAATTACCCCCGCTTTGACTGCAATCCCAATACTGGAGAACCGCTGGGTCTCCATAAGAAGACTAAACTTGCCACCAATATTATCTATCATGATCGAAATCACCGCTCATATGTTCTGCTGCCAATAATTCCAGATTAACAAAGGCATCAGTAAATGAGCCAATGGTGGCAACTGGTTCTCGGATCAACCCAACTCGGTTTTTAATATTAACCTCAGGTGGTGAAATACTGAAACCCGATTTTTACAAAATGTTACGTACGTTCGAAATTAACAAAAAGGCCGATGTATAGTAGAGGCCGCGGCAGGTGACACAATTCCATTTACAATTCAACAATTTTCAAAAGGAGGAACAAAATGAAGAAAAGTATTACTTTACTCACGTTTCTATTACTTGCCTTAATCCTGGTACCCCAAATTTATGCTGCTGATTATCCCAAAAAAACGGTGACTTTTATCTGTCCATACTCTCCTGGCGGTGGATCGGATGTTATGGTTCGCTGGATCGCAAAAATCATTAAGGATCATCGCTTTGTACCCAAGTCGGTAGTTGTAGTTAATAAAACAGGAGGCGGCGGCCTTGTTGGAAAGGGTTTTGTTTTCGGCAAACGGGCGGATGGATATCACATTACGCTAGCGGATCTAGGAAATGTCATAAGCCCGATCGTTACCCCCAACGCCAAGTGGAAAACCACAGACTGGGACTATGTTGCAAATATGGTTTATGATTTTAATCTCCTGTGTGTCAAGGCGGGTACTTACAAGGATCTCTCCTCCCTGATCAAGGCCGTTAAGGGGAGTAGTAAAATCTTTAGTGCGGGCGGCACTGGAGCTGTTGGCGGCCCGGATTCCATGTGCACGCTCAAACTGAATCAGGCCAGTGGCATTAAAATTCGGTATGTCCCCATGAAGGGTGGAGGAGAAGTCGTGGCCAGCCTTTTAGGAGGTCATGTAGATATGGGCTGGTTTAACCCAAGTGAAATCTTGGGCCAAATTGAGGCAGGGAAAGCGGTCCCACTCGCAGTGACATCTGTGAAGAGATTGACAGTCCTTCCAGACGTTCCCACCTTTAAGCAACAAGGGTACGATGTTATCTATACACAACAAAGAGGACTATGCATGAAAGGTGGCACTTCCCCGGCGATCGTTGAATACTGGATTGATATCCTTTCAAAAGTTATTCAGACTGAGGAGTGGAAATCAGGTTATTTGAAAAAACACAGCCTGGAAAATGGATGGTTGCCTGGTAAGGATTTCAAGAAATGGATGCTTGATGCGGCTACGGATTTCAAGGCCTCCATTAAAGAACTGAAAAAAATGGGAGGATGATTCTGTCATTTCCCAGATCGCATTGACAACAAGCCCGAAACCTGCTTGTTGAGGCGCTGGTTTCGGGCTTGTATGTTCTATGAGTTTACCCAACGGATATTAGAACCATCTAAATAAGAACCTGATGGTTTGGATTCCTGAAAGAGACTCTAAATCAGGAGAATACTGATGAACAACAAGGCCGATATTCTAGGCTCCCTTTTTCTTCTAGTCTTGGGTGTGGCTTTTAGTATAAAGGCTTACTTAATACCTCTCCCTCTTTTGCAGCAGGATGTTAATACTACTCCTGCTTTCTTCCCCGTATTGGTGGGACTCATTTTCGTGATACTGGCCCTTATTCAGCTCACCAATTCCATTTTATCCTGGAAAAGAAGTGAGAAGTCAGACTTGAGAAAGCTGTCTGTCCGAAGGATGGCTCCTGCCTTGATACTTCTTCCAATTTTATTGGCTTACATCATTCTGATACAGGTCTTTGGCTGGTTTCTATGTTCGGTGCTGATGACGGTTGCAGTAATCGCAATATCAGCCAGTGCATTAGGCAAGCAGATGTCAATTTGGAAGAACGCCCTTTTTGCAGTGGGTTTTTCGGTTGTGATATTTATTCTTTTTAATCACTTATTAGGAGTTCCGCTGCCCAGCGGAATTTGGAGTTTGGAAATCCTTTTACTGGGGGAGTGAGTCGAGAATGGAATTTTTGAATAATTTGGCCCTGGGATTTTCGGTTGCCTTTTCAGTACAGAACGTATTATTTTGCTTTTTAGGCGCCTTCCTGGGAACTTTTCTTGGCGCCTTGCCAGGAGTCGGGGCAATCATGGGGGTCGCTCTGCTCGTGCCTCTGACTTTCAGCATGGACCCTATTACAGCCATGATTATGTTGGCCGGGATATACTATGGAGGTCAATACGGCTGCGCCATCTCGGCTATTCTCCTTAATATTCCTGGTGACGCCCCCGCGATCCTGACGATCATGGATGGCTATCCCATGGCCCAGCAAGGCAGGGCGGGTCCTGCTCTGGCCATTGCGGCTATTGGCTCTTTTATTGCGGGCACCTTCGGTGTCCTGGCTTTATCGCTTGTGGCGGTACCTCTCGTACACTTTGCCTTACATTTCGGCCCACCAGAGTACTTTGCCCTTATTCTCGCTTCGTTGGTTAGTTTAGCTGGTATTTTCGGGGAATCCGTTATTAAAAGCCTGATGATGGTGGTGTTGGGCCTCATGGTTGGAACATTTGGGATGGATCCAGTTTCGGGAGCTGAAAGGCTTACTTTCGGATCCGTAAATATGATGAATGGATTCAGCTTCATC is from Deltaproteobacteria bacterium and encodes:
- a CDS encoding tripartite tricarboxylate transporter substrate binding protein; translated protein: MKKSITLLTFLLLALILVPQIYAADYPKKTVTFICPYSPGGGSDVMVRWIAKIIKDHRFVPKSVVVVNKTGGGGLVGKGFVFGKRADGYHITLADLGNVISPIVTPNAKWKTTDWDYVANMVYDFNLLCVKAGTYKDLSSLIKAVKGSSKIFSAGGTGAVGGPDSMCTLKLNQASGIKIRYVPMKGGGEVVASLLGGHVDMGWFNPSEILGQIEAGKAVPLAVTSVKRLTVLPDVPTFKQQGYDVIYTQQRGLCMKGGTSPAIVEYWIDILSKVIQTEEWKSGYLKKHSLENGWLPGKDFKKWMLDAATDFKASIKELKKMGG
- a CDS encoding CocE/NonD family hydrolase; the protein is MRQTYQKNRYKIMYFITIIAVTLFLAFPWCVQAGESYKPKEVYQYTVKKTIKIEMRDGVQLAADLHYPSKDGKVPAEGRFPALLQRTPYYRANEGNVRDATYFAKHGYVAVVEDVRGRFGSQGPGLYANWYDGDGHEGPDGYDTVEWIARQPWSNGKVGTWGFSTPGAHAYACLAARPPHLAAFLACAASCNYWKCGLRNHGAFEMRYFHGAYGIGAMGEPNPKAKTILGLAIRRFDRELDAWPIVKGKNPLAEFNKLSGSPSRADFSLEDWYFNVISDSDWPGKNNFWIHPGQAHELYYWNMPDIPMLHYTCWYDSYNGIQDRNFTALSKLKKGKQYLVMSPRTHTTNYQLTVSGDIELGPALAEDYRAWILAWYDQWFRGIDTGVKGKPPVKLWIMGTGTGRKTPKGHLDVGGHWRYEHEWPLARTQYTKYYFQGDGALSPEPPRGNVSSTTYQYDPDYPVPSIGGCISAFGMWLVPGGYNQVVTEKIPRYVKGPRALGPLSKRADVIVFQTPPLQKDVEITGPVKVRIFVSSDCVDTDFTAKLIYVFPPNEDYPEGYALNLGDGIIRARYHGNPDNNFAIRHKEKLIEPGKIYEMEIELGGTAIIVKKGHRIRIDISSSNYPRFDCNPNTGEPLGLHKKTKLATNIIYHDRNHRSYVLLPIIPD
- a CDS encoding tripartite tricarboxylate transporter TctB family protein; the protein is MNNKADILGSLFLLVLGVAFSIKAYLIPLPLLQQDVNTTPAFFPVLVGLIFVILALIQLTNSILSWKRSEKSDLRKLSVRRMAPALILLPILLAYIILIQVFGWFLCSVLMTVAVIAISASALGKQMSIWKNALFAVGFSVVIFILFNHLLGVPLPSGIWSLEILLLGE